A stretch of Exiguobacterium sp. BMC-KP DNA encodes these proteins:
- a CDS encoding GNAT family N-acetyltransferase encodes MEWNVTDVKQTTDVLQLEKCVNDHDGIELKVAADWVGENDFAIYDGEKLIGYLQAFAYLPTEWELNVFVDPDYRKQGIFTALVEAARTRATEAGVEAFTFVIDDASESGQAVLGRLGAEYRMTEYNMILKKAQLFLKADPDFELREATADDRPFIVETLGKSFGNTDEEAESIYQAIESDDRITFIGVASGKSVGVIRAYLASDTQASIHAFAVRPEAQGNGYGKKMLKLMVQALFRTGRTQLELDVETDNDRALDLYKEAGFVVHRGYQFHVLAV; translated from the coding sequence ATGGAATGGAACGTCACAGACGTCAAACAGACAACAGATGTATTACAACTCGAAAAATGTGTCAACGATCATGATGGCATTGAATTAAAAGTCGCAGCCGATTGGGTTGGCGAGAACGATTTCGCCATCTATGATGGTGAGAAATTGATTGGATATTTGCAAGCATTCGCGTATTTACCGACGGAATGGGAATTGAACGTCTTCGTTGATCCGGATTACCGGAAACAAGGTATCTTCACGGCACTCGTCGAAGCAGCACGCACGCGGGCGACGGAAGCAGGCGTCGAAGCATTCACGTTCGTCATTGATGACGCCAGTGAATCAGGTCAAGCTGTTCTTGGACGGTTAGGGGCTGAGTACCGGATGACGGAGTACAACATGATTTTGAAGAAGGCGCAATTGTTCCTAAAAGCGGACCCTGATTTCGAACTACGGGAAGCGACAGCGGACGACCGTCCGTTCATCGTCGAGACACTTGGTAAATCGTTCGGGAATACGGACGAAGAAGCAGAGTCAATCTATCAAGCAATCGAATCCGACGACCGGATCACGTTCATCGGTGTCGCGAGCGGTAAATCGGTCGGCGTCATCCGTGCTTACCTTGCTTCCGATACACAAGCGAGCATCCATGCGTTCGCCGTTCGTCCGGAAGCCCAAGGCAACGGCTACGGGAAAAAGATGTTGAAGTTGATGGTTCAAGCGTTGTTCCGAACTGGTCGAACACAGCTTGAACTCGACGTCGAAACGGATAACGACCGTGCACTTGATCTTTACAAAGAAGCGGGATTCGTCGTGCATCGTGGTTATCAGTTCCACGTGTTGGCGGTCTAA
- a CDS encoding HAMP domain-containing sensor histidine kinase: MKRRSLMRKFLYAVVGPLLVMGVLSFVLTAFLVNRFAEGERYDQLAREANIIKQSLEADTPIPRDIQGFLTTDGLTQRIGARGPAGRLPLLDDLKKEDVIEVQDERLLTYQLTVDGTRITTVRQAPLASSALDGVYIAIGLALLVTLLLASLLAYYMGRHLTRPIVTLRSVAQKIGAGEMDVVLPARPKDEVGELIDAVDEMQTQLKQKDHLQKTFIAGITHDLRTPLAIIRNETEALAAGVIPVAELPDVTTSIIEETDRLGHLIDETLLYSKLAGGRMPLEKKEVALDELVSMTVERLRGTFTQAGLTLATDLHSMRQSLDPRMFERVLINFLMNARFASPVGGTVTVRLTDDELTVEDEGVGVRIEDRATIWDVYVKQEGSAGHGLGLAISRMILDSHQFEYGVRDRSGGGAVFYVQF; this comes from the coding sequence ATGAAACGACGTTCTTTGATGCGAAAGTTCTTATACGCTGTCGTCGGTCCGTTGCTGGTCATGGGTGTTCTCAGTTTCGTCTTGACGGCGTTTCTCGTCAATCGGTTTGCGGAAGGCGAACGGTATGACCAACTGGCGCGGGAAGCGAACATCATCAAACAGTCCCTTGAGGCAGACACTCCGATTCCACGTGATATCCAAGGATTTTTGACGACGGACGGATTGACGCAACGCATTGGCGCGCGCGGACCCGCTGGACGGTTACCACTTCTCGATGATTTAAAGAAAGAAGATGTCATCGAAGTTCAAGACGAACGGTTACTGACGTATCAGCTGACCGTTGACGGAACCCGCATCACGACGGTTCGCCAAGCACCGCTTGCGAGTAGTGCCCTCGACGGTGTCTATATCGCAATCGGACTTGCCTTACTCGTGACGTTACTGCTGGCATCCTTGCTTGCTTACTATATGGGACGGCACTTGACGCGACCGATCGTCACACTTCGGTCCGTCGCTCAAAAGATTGGTGCCGGCGAAATGGATGTCGTCCTGCCAGCGCGACCGAAAGATGAAGTCGGCGAATTAATTGACGCGGTTGATGAGATGCAGACACAACTGAAACAGAAGGATCATCTACAAAAGACGTTCATTGCCGGGATCACACACGACTTGCGGACACCACTCGCAATCATCCGAAACGAGACCGAGGCGCTTGCAGCAGGTGTTATTCCTGTCGCCGAACTGCCCGACGTGACGACGAGCATCATCGAGGAGACGGATCGACTTGGTCATCTGATTGATGAGACGTTACTTTATTCAAAGCTTGCCGGTGGACGGATGCCGCTTGAAAAGAAGGAGGTAGCACTTGATGAACTCGTATCGATGACGGTCGAACGCCTGCGCGGAACATTCACGCAAGCAGGACTGACGCTTGCGACGGATCTTCATTCGATGAGGCAGTCCCTTGATCCACGAATGTTCGAACGTGTTTTGATTAACTTCCTGATGAACGCGCGGTTTGCTTCACCAGTCGGTGGAACGGTCACCGTTCGTTTAACGGATGACGAATTGACGGTCGAAGATGAGGGAGTAGGAGTTCGCATTGAGGACCGGGCAACGATTTGGGACGTCTACGTCAAACAAGAAGGCAGTGCCGGACACGGACTTGGTCTTGCGATTAGTCGAATGATTCTTGATAGTCATCAATTCGAGTACGGTGTCCGTGACCGGAGTGGTGGCGGGGCAGTTTTCTACGTTCAGTTTTGA